Proteins encoded in a region of the Pontibacillus halophilus JSM 076056 = DSM 19796 genome:
- a CDS encoding dihydroorotase, protein MMTLRIKDVHLFEGEQLVKRDVCIKDGKIVSVRSQLEGEEGRVLNGEGKFLSPGFIDIHVHLREPGGEEKETIASGTAAALRGGFTTVCAMPNTRPVPDSVESLTLVNEKITHSAHVNVHPYASITTRQLGQERTNFEALQKLGAVAFTDDGVGVQNADVMLEAMKAASKIGATIVAHCEENTLIHSGVMHEGVRSQLLNLPGIPSVCESTQIARDVLLAEQAGCHYHVCHVSTKESVRVIRDAKRAGINVTAEVTPHHLLLDEHDIHEDHGFFKMNPPLRSEADRFSLLQGLIDGTIDCIATDHAPHTEEEKNGTMLHAPFGIVGLETAFSLLYTHLVQPGTITLKQLLDWLTVKPAQIFSLREPCIREGAVADLVLLDLETTHTINRHEFVSKGKNTPFHGWQVVGTPVATIVNGALLWNKEEMKYETKS, encoded by the coding sequence ATGATGACGTTACGAATCAAAGACGTTCACTTGTTTGAGGGAGAGCAATTGGTGAAGCGAGACGTGTGTATCAAAGATGGAAAGATTGTTTCTGTTCGTTCTCAGTTGGAGGGAGAAGAAGGGCGTGTACTGAACGGAGAAGGGAAGTTCCTTTCTCCTGGATTTATCGACATCCATGTTCATTTAAGAGAGCCCGGCGGAGAAGAGAAGGAAACGATAGCAAGTGGAACAGCCGCTGCTCTTAGGGGAGGATTTACGACTGTATGTGCCATGCCAAATACAAGACCTGTTCCAGATTCAGTTGAATCCTTAACACTTGTGAATGAGAAGATTACACATTCAGCACATGTGAATGTTCATCCCTATGCGTCTATTACAACGCGTCAACTAGGTCAAGAACGTACAAACTTTGAGGCGTTACAGAAGCTTGGTGCCGTCGCCTTTACAGATGATGGAGTGGGTGTGCAGAACGCGGACGTCATGCTAGAGGCGATGAAAGCTGCAAGTAAGATTGGGGCTACTATTGTCGCTCATTGTGAAGAGAACACATTAATACATAGTGGTGTGATGCATGAAGGAGTACGTAGTCAATTGCTAAATCTTCCAGGCATTCCGTCTGTGTGTGAATCAACGCAAATTGCGAGAGATGTTCTGTTGGCTGAACAAGCGGGCTGTCATTATCACGTCTGCCACGTATCTACTAAAGAATCTGTGCGAGTGATTCGAGATGCTAAACGGGCTGGTATCAATGTAACAGCGGAAGTAACTCCACACCATCTATTACTAGATGAACACGATATTCATGAAGACCATGGTTTCTTTAAGATGAATCCACCGCTAAGAAGTGAAGCGGATAGATTTTCGTTACTTCAGGGTCTTATAGATGGAACGATTGATTGTATTGCCACTGATCATGCGCCCCATACAGAGGAAGAAAAGAACGGAACGATGCTACACGCGCCATTTGGAATTGTTGGGCTTGAGACAGCCTTTTCCCTTCTTTACACTCATCTCGTTCAACCAGGAACAATTACGTTAAAGCAACTATTGGATTGGCTCACAGTCAAACCGGCTCAAATCTTTAGTCTAAGAGAGCCTTGCATTAGAGAGGGGGCCGTTGCAGACCTCGTCCTGTTAGATTTAGAAACCACTCATACGATTAATCGTCATGAATTTGTGTCGAAAGGAAAGAATACACCGTTTCATGGATGGCAGGTGGTAGGGACACCGGTTGCAACCATTGTGAACGGAGCGCTTCTATGGAATAAGGAGGAAATGAAGTATGAAACAAAATCGTAA
- the ileS gene encoding isoleucine--tRNA ligase, protein MNYKDTLLMPKTEFPMRGNLPNREPKMQEEWESMNIYEQVQKRTEGRPLFVLHDGPPYANGDLHMGHALNKVLKDFIVRYKSMTGYNAPYVPGWDTHGLPIEQALAKKKVNRKKMTVAEFREKCAEYAWKQVENQRTQFKQLGVRGDWDNPYVTLTKEYEAAQIKVFGEMANNGYIYKGKKPVYWSPSSESALAEAEIEYHDKRSASIYVGFNVKDGKGVLSGDETFIIWTTTPWTIPANMGIAVHPELTYVTVSANGGRFIIAEKLIDDVSEALEWENPEIIATHTGKDLERVTTQHPLYERESLVVLGEHVTTDAGTGCVHTAPGHGEDDYWVGMQYGLDILCPVDEKGYFTEEAPGYEGQFYDSANKAITEALEEKGALLKLQFITHSYPHDWRTKKPTIFRATAQWFASIKEFRSEILSEIENVEWTPKWGETRLYNMVRDREDWCISRQRAWGVPIPVFYAEDQTPIINEQTIEHVANLFREHGSNIWFEREAKDLLPEGFTSEHSPNGHFTKEEDIMDVWFDSGSSHQAVLQERPELQRPADLYLEGSDQYRGWFNSSLSTSVAVTGKAPFKAILSHGFAMDANGRKMSKSLGNVILPDKIMKQYGADILRLWVSSVDYQADVRISDDILKQVSEVYRKIRNTFRFLLGNLNDFDPTQHVVKDEDLQEVDRYMKLRLDELVKTVREAYDNYEFMSIYHAIHNFCTIDLSSFYLDFAKDVLYIEAPDNVRRRSIQTVYYEIVTTLTKLLSPILSHTADEVYKHIPAVEEASVQLTDMPEVKDLTHLTELKAKWDHFMNVRDDVLKALEEARSEKVIGKSLEAKVTIVPKDEETKAVLNEISHLDQLLIVSGADIAESVQEGKEYDHVHVAVEAHVGEKCQRCWVVSEEIGKDEKHPELCPRCASVVEEQYEG, encoded by the coding sequence ATGAACTATAAAGATACATTACTCATGCCAAAGACGGAATTCCCAATGCGCGGAAACCTTCCGAACCGTGAGCCAAAAATGCAAGAAGAATGGGAATCCATGAACATTTACGAACAGGTGCAAAAGCGAACAGAGGGGCGCCCTTTGTTTGTCCTACATGATGGCCCTCCATATGCAAATGGTGACCTTCACATGGGGCATGCGTTAAATAAAGTACTGAAAGATTTTATCGTCCGCTATAAATCTATGACAGGCTACAATGCTCCATATGTTCCAGGTTGGGATACGCATGGCCTTCCAATTGAACAAGCGCTAGCGAAGAAGAAGGTAAACCGTAAGAAGATGACGGTTGCAGAATTCCGTGAGAAGTGTGCTGAGTATGCATGGAAGCAAGTTGAGAATCAACGTACTCAATTTAAACAACTAGGTGTTCGTGGTGACTGGGACAATCCATACGTGACCCTTACAAAGGAATATGAAGCTGCACAAATTAAAGTGTTTGGTGAAATGGCGAATAATGGCTACATCTATAAAGGCAAGAAGCCTGTCTACTGGTCTCCATCTTCTGAGTCTGCATTGGCGGAGGCTGAAATTGAGTATCATGACAAACGCTCTGCATCCATCTATGTTGGGTTTAATGTGAAAGACGGGAAAGGGGTTCTTTCTGGAGACGAGACGTTCATCATCTGGACGACAACTCCATGGACGATTCCTGCAAATATGGGGATTGCCGTTCACCCTGAATTGACTTATGTAACCGTGAGCGCAAATGGCGGTCGTTTCATCATTGCTGAGAAGCTTATCGATGATGTAAGTGAGGCATTAGAGTGGGAAAACCCTGAAATCATTGCTACACACACAGGGAAGGACCTTGAGCGTGTGACTACACAACACCCTCTTTACGAGCGCGAATCACTTGTTGTACTAGGAGAGCACGTAACAACAGATGCCGGTACAGGTTGTGTCCACACTGCACCTGGCCACGGGGAAGATGACTACTGGGTCGGCATGCAATACGGACTTGACATTCTTTGTCCTGTCGACGAGAAAGGGTACTTCACTGAAGAAGCACCAGGATATGAAGGGCAATTCTACGATAGTGCAAATAAAGCCATTACAGAAGCGTTAGAAGAGAAAGGCGCTCTACTTAAATTGCAATTTATTACGCACTCCTATCCACACGACTGGAGAACGAAGAAGCCGACCATTTTCCGTGCCACAGCTCAATGGTTTGCATCCATTAAAGAATTCCGTAGTGAGATTCTATCAGAAATTGAAAATGTGGAATGGACACCAAAATGGGGCGAAACGCGTCTATACAATATGGTTCGTGACCGTGAGGACTGGTGTATTTCTCGCCAGCGTGCATGGGGTGTACCAATTCCAGTCTTTTATGCAGAAGACCAGACTCCAATTATTAATGAACAAACAATTGAGCATGTAGCGAACTTGTTCCGTGAACATGGCTCAAATATTTGGTTTGAAAGAGAAGCGAAGGACCTTCTACCAGAAGGCTTCACTTCAGAACACAGTCCAAATGGTCACTTCACGAAAGAAGAAGATATTATGGACGTATGGTTCGACAGTGGTTCTTCTCACCAAGCAGTCCTTCAAGAGCGCCCTGAATTACAGCGCCCTGCTGATTTATATCTAGAGGGTTCCGACCAATACCGTGGTTGGTTTAATTCGTCCTTGTCCACTTCTGTAGCAGTGACAGGTAAGGCACCGTTTAAAGCAATCCTCTCTCACGGATTTGCAATGGATGCCAATGGACGTAAGATGAGTAAGTCACTTGGGAATGTCATTCTTCCAGACAAAATTATGAAGCAGTATGGTGCTGATATTCTTCGTCTTTGGGTATCAAGTGTTGATTACCAAGCAGACGTACGTATTTCAGATGACATCCTAAAACAAGTTTCAGAAGTCTACCGTAAGATTCGTAACACGTTCCGCTTCCTATTAGGAAACTTGAACGACTTTGATCCTACTCAACACGTTGTGAAGGATGAGGATTTACAAGAAGTAGATCGTTACATGAAATTACGTTTAGATGAGCTTGTGAAGACGGTTCGTGAAGCCTATGACAACTATGAATTTATGAGTATTTATCATGCGATTCACAATTTCTGTACGATTGATTTAAGCTCATTCTACCTAGACTTTGCGAAAGATGTTCTTTACATCGAAGCACCTGACAACGTGCGTCGTCGCAGCATTCAGACGGTGTATTATGAGATTGTTACAACACTTACGAAACTATTGTCTCCAATCCTTTCTCACACAGCGGATGAGGTGTATAAGCATATCCCTGCAGTGGAGGAAGCGAGTGTTCAACTGACAGATATGCCAGAAGTGAAAGACCTTACTCACTTAACAGAGTTAAAAGCAAAATGGGATCACTTCATGAATGTCCGTGACGATGTATTGAAAGCACTTGAAGAAGCAAGAAGCGAGAAAGTCATTGGGAAATCCTTGGAAGCGAAAGTAACAATTGTTCCAAAGGATGAAGAAACAAAAGCGGTTCTTAACGAAATCAGCCACCTTGACCAATTGTTAATTGTATCTGGCGCTGACATTGCTGAGTCCGTACAAGAAGGAAAAGAATACGACCATGTGCACGTTGCAGTTGAAGCTCACGTTGGTGAGAAATGTCAACGTTGTTGGGTAGTTTCTGAAGAAATCGGTAAAGATGAGAAACATCCAGAACTTTGCCCACGTTGTGCTTCTGTCGTAGAAGAACAATACGAAGGATAA
- a CDS encoding RluA family pseudouridine synthase — translation MNENQHQVINEEAGSRIDKLMADLQENLSRSQVQAWIKDGHLTVNGKGIKSNYKVQEGDYIAWEVPEPEEIELVAEDIPLEIVYEDEDVVVVNKPKGMVVHPSPGHPSGTLVNALLHHCTDLSGINGEVRPGIVHRIDKDTSGLLMVAKNDMAHQSLAEQLQAKSIDRKYLALVHGEIHHEVGTIEAPIGRDLKDRQKMGVVDNGRDAVTHFRVLELFDGFTLVECQLETGRTHQIRVHMHYIKHPIVGDPKYGQRKTYDIEGQALHARTLGFLHPRTGEWLEFVAEPPKVFEDTLTYLRQRS, via the coding sequence ATGAATGAGAATCAACATCAAGTTATAAATGAGGAAGCCGGTAGTCGAATAGATAAATTGATGGCCGATCTTCAAGAGAATTTATCACGTTCACAAGTGCAAGCATGGATTAAAGATGGGCACCTTACTGTGAACGGCAAAGGGATTAAGAGTAATTATAAGGTTCAAGAGGGCGATTACATTGCGTGGGAAGTTCCTGAGCCTGAAGAAATCGAACTCGTGGCTGAAGACATTCCTCTTGAGATTGTGTATGAAGACGAAGATGTGGTTGTCGTCAACAAACCGAAAGGAATGGTCGTTCACCCATCTCCAGGACATCCAAGTGGAACGCTTGTGAACGCGCTGCTTCATCATTGCACAGATTTGTCCGGAATCAATGGGGAAGTTCGTCCAGGTATTGTTCACCGCATTGACAAAGACACATCAGGATTGCTAATGGTCGCTAAGAACGATATGGCTCACCAATCATTGGCTGAGCAGTTGCAGGCAAAATCGATTGATCGTAAATACCTTGCTCTTGTCCACGGAGAGATCCATCATGAGGTTGGAACAATTGAGGCTCCAATCGGTCGAGATCTTAAAGACCGACAAAAGATGGGGGTAGTGGACAACGGCCGAGATGCAGTAACGCATTTTCGTGTCCTTGAACTATTTGATGGATTTACGCTTGTCGAATGTCAGCTGGAGACAGGTCGTACGCACCAGATTCGAGTGCACATGCACTATATTAAGCATCCGATTGTCGGAGACCCTAAATATGGCCAACGTAAAACGTATGATATTGAAGGCCAAGCCCTTCATGCGAGAACGCTTGGATTTCTACATCCTCGTACAGGCGAATGGTTAGAGTTTGTAGCAGAACCACCGAAAGTATTCGAAGATACGTTGACTTATTTACGTCAAAGGTCTTGA
- a CDS encoding solute carrier family 23 protein, with protein MNQEKMMDVHEVPKATTWMMLSLQHLFAMFGATILVPFLTGLSPAVALISSGTGTLSYLLITRGKIPAYLGSSFAFIVPITAASEIGGIEGAMVGSFLAGLVYGAVALLIKVAGVRWIMHILPPVVVGPVIIVIGLGLASTAVGMAMNEPSTGTYSFTHFLIAMLTLSVTILGTLFFKGFMKLIPILVGIVTGYTVSLFAGIVDTSGIKEQWNELQSGNLWTGIFEMPDFVLPFVDYAPLQVLNGEIILLMVPIAIVTIAEHIGDQMVLSKVAGKNFIEKPGLHRSIAGDGVATILASMLGGPPNTTYGENIGVLAITRVFSVFVVGGAAVIAICFGFIGMITAVIASVPQAVMGGVSILLFGIIASNGLRMLVDNEIDLSNQRNLIITSVIMIIGVGGASIVIPLPTGTTLQVDGMALAAITGIVLNLILPGKHHSYGNGSMFQTNEKSESDSAA; from the coding sequence ATGAATCAAGAAAAAATGATGGATGTTCATGAAGTACCAAAGGCAACCACTTGGATGATGTTAAGTTTACAGCATTTATTCGCCATGTTCGGCGCAACAATTCTTGTACCATTCTTAACAGGCTTATCCCCTGCAGTAGCGCTTATCTCGAGTGGAACCGGAACGCTTAGTTACCTTCTAATTACAAGAGGAAAGATACCAGCCTATCTTGGTTCAAGTTTCGCATTCATTGTACCTATCACAGCGGCTAGTGAAATTGGGGGAATTGAGGGAGCGATGGTCGGGAGCTTCCTAGCGGGGCTTGTGTACGGAGCGGTGGCTCTGTTGATTAAAGTAGCCGGTGTGAGATGGATCATGCACATCCTACCCCCTGTCGTCGTAGGACCCGTCATTATCGTTATCGGACTTGGATTAGCGTCTACCGCAGTCGGAATGGCAATGAACGAACCTAGCACAGGGACGTATAGCTTTACACACTTTCTAATTGCGATGTTGACGCTCTCGGTCACGATTCTTGGAACGCTCTTCTTCAAAGGATTTATGAAACTCATTCCCATTCTAGTTGGGATAGTTACCGGCTACACAGTTTCTCTCTTCGCTGGCATCGTAGATACGTCAGGAATTAAAGAGCAGTGGAATGAACTCCAATCAGGGAATCTATGGACGGGAATATTCGAGATGCCTGATTTTGTTCTGCCGTTCGTAGACTACGCTCCCCTTCAAGTCCTAAACGGTGAAATCATTCTACTCATGGTCCCAATTGCCATCGTCACCATTGCAGAGCATATAGGAGATCAAATGGTGCTTTCGAAAGTTGCCGGAAAGAACTTCATTGAGAAGCCAGGTCTGCATCGCTCCATTGCTGGAGACGGGGTCGCTACCATTCTTGCATCCATGCTTGGTGGTCCACCTAATACGACGTACGGGGAAAATATCGGAGTGCTCGCGATTACAAGAGTATTCAGTGTGTTCGTGGTTGGGGGAGCGGCCGTCATTGCCATCTGCTTCGGATTCATCGGTATGATTACTGCTGTCATCGCCTCTGTACCACAAGCAGTAATGGGCGGGGTGTCCATTCTCCTCTTTGGGATTATCGCATCGAACGGATTACGGATGTTAGTAGATAACGAGATTGATTTAAGCAATCAGAGAAACCTAATTATTACGAGTGTCATCATGATTATCGGAGTGGGAGGGGCATCCATCGTCATCCCGCTTCCGACTGGAACGACCTTGCAAGTGGACGGAATGGCTCTCGCTGCCATAACGGGCATAGTCTTAAACTTGATTCTCCCTGGTAAGCATCATTCTTATGGGAATGGAAGCATGTTTCAAACGAATGAGAAATCAGAATCAGATTCAGCTGCATAA
- a CDS encoding aspartate carbamoyltransferase catalytic subunit has protein sequence MRHLLRMEEVTTDEIFYLMEKAKRMEDVFEPFQKPKIIANLFYEPSTRTKLSFEVAEKRLGYHVLDFDAAHSSVRKGESLYDTVKTIESLGADAVVIRHRQNAYYNELLQGVDLPIINGGDGTGEHPTQCLLDLFTIYEEFRTFKGINVVIAGDVLHSRVARSNAHTLSRLGAQVQIACPNVWDDPTLPYERVAIDDSVERCDVLMLLRVQHERHEYTTQSSDYLETYGLTIERERRMRERSIILHPAPVNRGIEIHDSLVECERSRIFKQMSNGVLVRMAVLDTLLSKGERNDDVTNQRRSLV, from the coding sequence ATGAGGCACTTGTTACGAATGGAAGAAGTCACAACAGATGAGATCTTCTACCTGATGGAGAAGGCGAAGAGAATGGAGGACGTATTTGAACCTTTCCAAAAGCCGAAGATCATCGCCAATCTATTCTATGAGCCGAGTACTCGTACGAAATTAAGTTTCGAAGTGGCTGAGAAAAGGTTGGGTTACCATGTGCTAGATTTTGATGCTGCCCATTCGAGTGTGCGAAAGGGAGAATCCTTGTATGACACAGTCAAAACCATCGAAAGCCTTGGTGCAGATGCTGTTGTCATCAGGCATCGGCAAAATGCGTATTACAATGAATTATTACAAGGAGTTGACCTTCCCATCATAAATGGAGGGGATGGAACAGGAGAACATCCGACTCAATGTTTGCTAGACTTGTTCACCATTTATGAAGAGTTTCGGACCTTTAAAGGCATCAATGTTGTCATTGCAGGGGATGTCCTTCATAGTCGTGTCGCTCGCTCGAATGCACACACGCTAAGCCGATTAGGGGCACAGGTTCAGATCGCATGTCCGAATGTTTGGGACGATCCAACGCTTCCTTATGAACGAGTGGCGATTGATGACTCAGTAGAACGGTGTGATGTTCTTATGCTACTTAGAGTACAACACGAACGACATGAATACACTACTCAGTCTTCAGATTATCTAGAGACATATGGATTGACTATTGAGCGTGAAAGAAGAATGAGAGAAAGAAGTATTATTTTGCATCCTGCCCCAGTCAACCGAGGAATAGAGATTCACGATTCGCTTGTGGAATGCGAGCGTTCTAGAATATTCAAGCAAATGTCGAATGGTGTTCTCGTTCGTATGGCAGTGTTAGATACATTACTTTCAAAAGGGGAGAGAAATGATGACGTTACGAATCAAAGACGTTCACTTGTTTGA
- a CDS encoding DivIVA domain-containing protein: MALTPLDIHNKEFTRGFRGYDEDEVNEFLDQVIKDYESIIRDKKNLEEKVQNLEERLGHFSNIEETLNKSILVAQETAEEVKSNATKESKLIVKEAEKNADRIINEALSRSRRISLEVEELKKQAKVFRTRLKMLVEAQLDMIENDDWDDLFNVKLDEDVEAEEEESVDLVKSNS, translated from the coding sequence GTGGCTTTAACACCATTGGACATTCACAATAAGGAATTCACGCGAGGTTTTCGTGGGTATGACGAAGATGAGGTAAATGAATTTCTTGACCAGGTTATTAAAGATTATGAAAGCATTATTCGTGACAAGAAGAACCTTGAAGAGAAGGTTCAGAACCTAGAAGAAAGATTAGGGCATTTCAGCAATATTGAAGAGACATTAAATAAATCCATTTTAGTCGCTCAAGAAACTGCTGAAGAAGTGAAGAGCAATGCGACGAAAGAATCTAAGTTAATCGTGAAAGAAGCAGAGAAGAATGCGGACCGCATTATTAACGAAGCGCTTTCTCGTTCCCGTCGTATTTCATTAGAAGTAGAAGAGTTGAAGAAACAAGCGAAAGTGTTCCGCACTCGATTAAAAATGCTTGTTGAGGCTCAGCTTGATATGATTGAAAATGACGATTGGGATGACTTATTCAACGTGAAGCTTGACGAAGATGTTGAGGCTGAAGAAGAAGAGAGCGTTGATTTGGTCAAGAGTAATTCTTGA
- the pyrR gene encoding bifunctional pyr operon transcriptional regulator/uracil phosphoribosyltransferase PyrR codes for MNKKATVLDQAAIRRGLTRIAHEILERNKGVEGLVLVGIKTRGIPLAKRLQEKIASIEGVEVPIGEVDITLYRDDLSNKDAKSEPELKGTHIHGELTNKTVILVDDVLYTGRTVRAAMDAIMDQGRPSQVQLAVLIDRGHRELPIRADYVGKNVPTAQEEVIVVTLEESDESDEVSIYQHT; via the coding sequence ATGAACAAGAAGGCAACCGTACTAGACCAAGCCGCCATACGTCGCGGATTGACAAGAATTGCCCATGAGATTCTCGAACGAAACAAAGGAGTTGAAGGGTTAGTACTTGTTGGGATTAAAACGCGAGGCATACCTCTAGCTAAACGTCTTCAAGAGAAGATTGCGTCAATTGAAGGAGTGGAAGTTCCGATTGGTGAGGTGGACATTACGCTTTATCGAGATGATTTAAGCAATAAGGACGCGAAGTCAGAGCCAGAGCTTAAAGGAACTCATATCCACGGGGAGCTTACCAATAAGACGGTGATCTTAGTGGATGACGTCTTGTACACAGGTCGAACGGTGCGTGCCGCAATGGACGCCATTATGGACCAAGGAAGACCTTCACAAGTGCAGCTCGCTGTCTTAATTGACCGAGGGCACCGAGAGTTGCCAATCCGAGCAGACTATGTTGGAAAGAACGTTCCGACTGCTCAGGAGGAAGTGATTGTCGTTACACTGGAAGAGTCGGATGAATCAGATGAAGTTAGCATTTATCAACACACGTAA
- the lspA gene encoding signal peptidase II: MLVWYYLLAAALIVLDQVTKWLVVKEMELYESIPVIENFLYLTSHRNKGAAWGILEGQMWFFYLVTVAVVAAVIYYLQTQGKKFPLLGVALAFILGGAIGNFIDRLFRKEVVDFADVLIGSYDFPIFNVADSSLFVGVVLVFIATIIDERRQKGKKQA; encoded by the coding sequence TTGCTTGTGTGGTACTATTTACTTGCTGCTGCTTTAATTGTATTGGACCAAGTAACGAAATGGCTCGTCGTGAAAGAAATGGAGCTGTATGAGTCTATACCTGTGATAGAGAATTTCTTATACTTAACTTCACATCGTAATAAAGGCGCTGCATGGGGTATTTTGGAAGGGCAGATGTGGTTCTTCTATTTGGTCACTGTGGCAGTAGTGGCTGCAGTTATTTACTATTTGCAGACACAGGGGAAGAAATTTCCGCTATTAGGCGTTGCGCTCGCTTTCATATTGGGAGGAGCTATAGGGAACTTTATAGACCGTTTATTCCGTAAAGAAGTGGTGGATTTCGCTGATGTTCTTATTGGGAGCTATGATTTCCCAATCTTTAATGTTGCGGATTCAAGTTTATTTGTCGGAGTGGTCCTTGTATTTATCGCAACCATCATAGATGAGCGGAGACAGAAAGGAAAGAAACAAGCATGA